The nucleotide sequence GCCATCTGGAATCTTTAACTGGCTAAGTATTTTTATACAAACCTTCAATATCCTGACTCTGGGATCATTTATCCATAGTTACTGTCTGCTAGCCAACCTTAGTTGTGAATTAATCTTACTTGGTTACTGCCATAAAATCAGCTATCAAACCTTCAATATATAAGTAGGCTATAAGTTTGAAAATGAAACTTTGCTCAATGGTTGATAGAGAAAATCTTAGAAATAAAACTTAACTCAATCGTAAACAAGACAAAAGAAAACCTAATACCAATTTGCTTTACTTTGTGACTAAATAAGGAAAAGATATAATTATGGATAGGTTGTCAGATAAGGAATTACTGATTAGGTTGGAGGGAGAAGATGAGTTTGCATTCAGGTTGCTTTATGATCGATATGCTAATCAAGTACGCATATTCCTTAGCCGATTACATTTAGATGACCATGTAGATGATGTTGTTCAAGAAACATTTGTGACTATCTGGAAAAAAAGAAAAGAGATTAACCCTGAAAAATCTTTTAATGCCTACCTCTTTACGATAGCCAAAAACTTTGCATTAAAAGAGCTTAAGAAGTCACTAACCGCAAGTGTGGAGTTGGAAGAAAGCATTGTGCCAGCAGACAGTTATAATGTGGAGGAGGCATATGTTGCAGATGAACTGGAAATGGTAATTCATAAGGCTATTGAAGCACTGCCTGAACGCCCAAAGCATGTTTTCAAGCTGAAACGTTATGAGGGTATGAACACTGAAGAGGTCGCTAAGACACTTGGTATTTCTAATAGTACGGTAGAAAACCATATGAACCGAGCCTTGCATACCTTGAAAGATTCACTACTAAAAGCTTCTGTGTTATTGCTTGTGCTTTTTATTAAATAAAGAAGTCTATATTTTTTATTGTTATTAAGGAAACCTGCCCGTTTTGAGATCTGGCAGGTATTTTTTTGTCTTATTATCTCTTGTGAGTATTGATGTACCCGCAATGTTTAATTGATGTTTTGTTAATGGTTTTCACTTAGGTGTAGGAGCCTTTTAGTGGATATATAAGGTGAATGAACATAATTATAAGTAGCATGAGTGAGCTGGAAAGTCTCTGGAAAAAGTACAGAGAGGGAAGATTGAATAAGGAAGAAAAGAAGGAGCTATTAACAGCATTGGAAAATTCAGAAAAGGCAGATGAGCTGGATAGTTTTCTAAAAGTCGAATGGATGGCTTCCAATAAGGTGAAACTTGGTACTCAAGTTGGCCATGACAGATTGTATGAGTTAATCCAGAACCGGATTTCCAATAAGCCTCTAGGGGCAGAACGAAGGATGGATAAATGGTGGAAAGACTACCGTTATGCGGTAGCTGTATGTCTGACTATTTTATTATTGGCAGGGAGTATTTTCACAGCATATAACAATGCAGAATCTGATTTTATAACTTTGCAGGTTCCAGCTGGTGGTCAAGTGAAAAGTTTTACGTTGCCTGACGGTTCTAAGGTATGGCTGAATGTTGCGACTTCCCTACAATATCAGAAAGACTTTGTTGAACATCGTAATATCCGTCTTTTTGGAGAAGCGTACTTTGAAGTAGCCAAGAACAGGCAATCTCCTTTTACTGTAGCTTTTAATGAACATAAGCTAGTTGTTACTGGTACGATGTTTAATATCAAGGCTTACGGCAACGAAGACAGCTCTTCGGTCAATGTGGAGGAAGGAAGTGTCAATGTCATCAGTGAGGCAGATACAAGTAGCTTGGTGCAAAACGATAGGTTGCTTATCGAAAATAAAGGCGGTAAGCAGTATAAGTCTACTAAGGTATTTGGTGAAGCAAGTAAGTGGAAGTTGGGAGAGATGGTATTTGACCATACCCCAATGGAGCAGGTACTGAAGACGCTGGAAAGGCAGTTTGATGTAACTATAGCAGTTGAAGATGTTACTAAATTAAAGGACAGTAACTTGACAACAAGGTATCAGGCGAACGCCAACCTGAAAGAAGTGCTGGATGGCTTAGCTTATTTGCAGAATCTGGAATATCGGATGTATGCGTCAGATTCTGTGACAATCTGGAAATTGGATAAATAAATTTTTAAAAAAACACAAAGTGCACCTTCTGCTGGGGGGCAAATCGGGTGCACTTGTGCTATGTTGTATCTTCAAATTTAAATCAATGCAAAAACAAGTGAAAGCGATTTCATTGGGAGTTCTTTGTGCCCTTTCATCGCTGACATCATCAATTACTTATGGCCAAACGGCTGAAGCCAATACTATCAGTATTACTGTAAAAGCTGATAAGTTAGGCAATACAATCAAGCAAATTGAATCAGAAACTGACTACACT is from Limibacter armeniacum and encodes:
- a CDS encoding RNA polymerase sigma factor; the protein is MDRLSDKELLIRLEGEDEFAFRLLYDRYANQVRIFLSRLHLDDHVDDVVQETFVTIWKKRKEINPEKSFNAYLFTIAKNFALKELKKSLTASVELEESIVPADSYNVEEAYVADELEMVIHKAIEALPERPKHVFKLKRYEGMNTEEVAKTLGISNSTVENHMNRALHTLKDSLLKASVLLLVLFIK
- a CDS encoding FecR family protein yields the protein MSELESLWKKYREGRLNKEEKKELLTALENSEKADELDSFLKVEWMASNKVKLGTQVGHDRLYELIQNRISNKPLGAERRMDKWWKDYRYAVAVCLTILLLAGSIFTAYNNAESDFITLQVPAGGQVKSFTLPDGSKVWLNVATSLQYQKDFVEHRNIRLFGEAYFEVAKNRQSPFTVAFNEHKLVVTGTMFNIKAYGNEDSSSVNVEEGSVNVISEADTSSLVQNDRLLIENKGGKQYKSTKVFGEASKWKLGEMVFDHTPMEQVLKTLERQFDVTIAVEDVTKLKDSNLTTRYQANANLKEVLDGLAYLQNLEYRMYASDSVTIWKLDK